TCCAGCGACGGCAGCCAGGAGTAGGCCGCGTCCAGGTCGCCCCGGGTCCAGGCCGCCAGGATGTCCTGGGGTTCCAGGTCGACGAGGGTGACCTCCGATTCCTTGACGCCGGCCCGGTCCAGCGCGGCCAGCAGGCTGTAGTGGGCGGTGGAGGCGAAGGGCGTCGCGACCTTCTTGCCGCGCAGGCCGGCCACGTCGGTGACGCCCGAGCCGGTGCGGGCCACCAGTGCCTCGTTGTCGCCGGCGACGTCGAGAACGAAGGCGACCTGGTACGGAATGTTCAGTGGCGCGGATAGACCGCGCGCGACCGGACTCGACCCGATCGCCGCGATGTCGACGCTGCCGGCGACGAAGGCGGTGTTGATGCTCGCGCCGGAGTCGAACCTGGTCCAGGTGATCCGGTAGTCGGGAAGAGCGTCCTCCAGCAGTGCCCGGTTCTTCACGATGAGGTCACCGCTCGGGAATGCCTGGTAGGCGATCCTGATGGTCTTGCGGGCCGGGTCGCCGCCGCTGGCGGCGCCGTCTCCGCAGGCGGTCAGTAGCAGGGACACGGCCGCCAGCAGGCCGACCAGCTTGCGCATCTGTCGTCTCCTAGATCTGGCCCCGCCACGGGATGAGCCGCTTCTCGGCGCTCCGCAGCAGGGCATCGATGATGAGGCCGGACAGGCCGATGGCGAAGAGACCGAGGATGACGACGTCGGTCTGGGAGTACCGCTGGGCGTCGCGGACCATGCCCCCGATGCCGGGCACACCGTTGATCGTCTCCGCGGCGACCACCGAGGAGTACGCCACCCCGACGGCGATCCGGACGCCGGTGAAGATCTCCGGTAGCGCGTGGGGTAGCACCACGTCGCGGATCACCCGAGCACGGCCTGCGCCGAGCGCCCGCGCGGCCTCCACCAGGCCGGTCGGTGCGGAGTGGACGGCGGCCGCCGTCGCGACCGCCACCGGCGGCAACGCCGCGATGGAGAGCAGCCAGAGCTTCGGTGTCTCGTCGATGCCGAACCAGATGATGAAGAGGCTGA
Above is a window of Micromonospora yangpuensis DNA encoding:
- a CDS encoding ABC transporter substrate-binding protein, coding for MRKLVGLLAAVSLLLTACGDGAASGGDPARKTIRIAYQAFPSGDLIVKNRALLEDALPDYRITWTRFDSGASINTAFVAGSVDIAAIGSSPVARGLSAPLNIPYQVAFVLDVAGDNEALVARTGSGVTDVAGLRGKKVATPFASTAHYSLLAALDRAGVKESEVTLVDLEPQDILAAWTRGDLDAAYSWLPSLDELRKTGTVLVTSRELATAGKPTLDLGVVATEFVRAHPAAVDAWRKAQSQALDLIHDDPAAAAKSVGAELNLSPEEAQRQLSQGVFLRPAELAGPAWLGTSAAKGKLADNLVSAAQFLKDQQKIDAVPDLAAVQAAIYTDGLPDALG
- a CDS encoding ABC transporter permease codes for the protein MTSTVPAPPAAANSIGVPTAARRTPAPRGGRRRRLLLRLLALVVLYGLWEVAARVAGNPTFIPPPGAVWHQLVQTSTTHDGIRGYSGHLLIEHLGVSLRRILIGSVIGVAGGVLLGVVMGTVSGIRVVVEPVVTFVRALPPLAYFSLFIIWFGIDETPKLWLLSIAALPPVAVATAAAVHSAPTGLVEAARALGAGRARVIRDVVLPHALPEIFTGVRIAVGVAYSSVVAAETINGVPGIGGMVRDAQRYSQTDVVILGLFAIGLSGLIIDALLRSAEKRLIPWRGQI